GGCGTGTGTTACCCGCGGACCACCACGGAGGTCCATAAAACTACGGAGCACCGTGTTTTCTGTAGCTGTTACCAGGATTGGATCGGTAGGATCATCTGCCGGCACATTGGTATCGCTGATCACAAATTCACGGATACCGCTTTCTTTTACAGATAAGGTTAGTGCAGGTTGCGCCCAGTCAACGGTTTTACTATACAGCACTTCAACGGGATAACTGCCGGGTTGCAATTCCACGCTGCCTTTCCCATCCCAGTTGCTGGGTTTGATCACTTCTTTGTTGTTGATCTTCATAGCGCCACCGCCACCGGAAGCATGGATATTGAATTCATAATTTCCGGCAGCATTTATCATCAGTGTACCGGTATAGCGTACCAGGAATTCATTGTCCGGCAGGCCACTGATGTTGGAGCTGATCAGCTCCGAAGTACCGGTAACAGCGGGTTTCATCGTATTAAAATCAGGTACTTTTGTAAACTTTCCTTTATATACGCTGTACTTCACGTCTTTCAACGTTGGTTTCGGCTGGTTATAGTTGCTGACCCGGATGTTTCTGAAGGCAATGGTGCCGTGATCTCCCTGGATACGGAGCGGACCTGTAGTTACTTCATTATCCTGCATGGCGCCACGTGTGGGACCGGATAAAGCTACATTTTCCTGGATGGTAACCCCATTCAGTTCTACTTTCAGGATAACGGCATTAGCGATTTTATGACCGGCGGCGTCAAAGCGGGGCGCCTGGAAAGCAATCTTCATGTGCTGCCATAATCCGGGCGCGCGGCTGGCGTTCTGACGGGGTGCATGACCATCATAGCCCTGCTGGCCATCGGGTTTACTATCATCCCAGCGTTCATAGATACCGCCGTTGTCTGAAGCGCGTGGTGCAGTGGTGCCCCAGCTGTCAAACAGTTGTATTTCATATCTCCCCTGGAGATAAATACCCGAGTTGGAATTTTCGGATAACAGGTAATCCAGTTCCAGGTCCAGGTCACCGTGTTGCCAGGTGCTGTAAAGGTCCTGCCCGTGTTTGCCTTTATCCGGCAGATTAACGAGGATACCTGTGCCTGCCGTTGTTTCCAGCACGTTGTGCTTCCGGAGGTCTGCCCTAACGTCGCCGGCTAAACGCCAATTGGCAGCAGGCTGCTGAAATGCGGATAAATCCGTTAGCGGAACATTTTGTTGCGCGATCAATTGCTGACTGCAACCGACACTAAAAATCATCACCAAAGTTTTAGGGTCGAATACGCGCAACCGTTTCCCCTTTGGACGGAACTGATTCCATCTGAGCATAGATCTGTAGAGTTTTAAATTTTGCTAAAAGCATTTAGCTAAAGATGCTTTTAGCGTTAATGACATTTAATAATACGGTCGAATAAATTGTTAATGAAAATCATAGGAATACTACTTCCAAAATACAAGCTGTAAAATTGGGGCGGATCATAACGTGGGATACCACTATCCATAAACGATCTTGTGTTGTATAGCATCAGTAACACAATAATATAGCATCGCAACCAACTTCATCAGCGGCGGCCAAAATAGAAATTATTTGTAACAAAAAACGATATCGGGGTAAAAATTACATCAGCGGTAAAAAAAGCGGTGGCCGGAGGTCAGATCTTTAGCCCAAACTGTTCCAGCGCCTGCAGGGTTTCCGCATAACTGTTATGGCAGATCCCATTAATACCCAGGCCGTTGGCAATGTCTACAAACATCGGGCGGTCTTCCAGGTATACCACCTCTTCAGGCGCCACCTGTGCTATATCCAGGGCTATGCGGTAAATATCCGCATCCGGC
The Chitinophaga sp. MM2321 DNA segment above includes these coding regions:
- a CDS encoding family 16 glycoside hydrolase: MLRWNQFRPKGKRLRVFDPKTLVMIFSVGCSQQLIAQQNVPLTDLSAFQQPAANWRLAGDVRADLRKHNVLETTAGTGILVNLPDKGKHGQDLYSTWQHGDLDLELDYLLSENSNSGIYLQGRYEIQLFDSWGTTAPRASDNGGIYERWDDSKPDGQQGYDGHAPRQNASRAPGLWQHMKIAFQAPRFDAAGHKIANAVILKVELNGVTIQENVALSGPTRGAMQDNEVTTGPLRIQGDHGTIAFRNIRVSNYNQPKPTLKDVKYSVYKGKFTKVPDFNTMKPAVTGTSELISSNISGLPDNEFLVRYTGTLMINAAGNYEFNIHASGGGGAMKINNKEVIKPSNWDGKGSVELQPGSYPVEVLYSKTVDWAQPALTLSVKESGIREFVISDTNVPADDPTDPILVTATENTVLRSFMDLRGGPRVTHAISAGSPAKVHYTYDMDNGLPVQVWRGDFLNTTPMWHDRGDGSSRPLGMICILNNHPTMAIAQLSTPETAWSKDTTGTGYRPKGYSLDEAGKPVFSYQVYGATVSDSISVLPESQGIHRTVNITQPAENLYLRIAVADSITLLPGGWYQVGDKSYYVKMDDAAATPVIRNQDGRTELIVPVKTKVGYAVIF